The Roseibium sp. Sym1 nucleotide sequence CACTTGTCGTCGTTGATCCCGAAACTGCCTTTTCGTCTGTCCTGTCGCCACGGTCCGATCCTGATGTTGCAGTGGCCTATAACGACTGCTGGTGGCAGCACGACCCGACCGCCGAAACCGCGACAAGGTCCCCCGCAGGACATATCACCACCCTGGCCGATACCGGCAGGGACAAGTTTATGGCAAGTGCCTTCTACAACGATTTCTGGCGGCATTCAGGCCTTGGTGCCGACCGGTTGGCGGCCAGCCTGTTCACGAGGGGGAACGCCTTTTCCAGTCTCGTTTTGCAGCCGCCGACACACCGGGACTTTATCAGTGACGAGGCTTATCAAACCGCGGCACTTCTTGCCCCGCATGTGGCCAAGGCTGTTGCCATCGGCCGCCGGTTCCATCAACTCGAACTCCAGCGGATCGTGTTGGAGCAATCCCGCCAGCCGGACCATGCAGGATCGATTGTGGTTGATCAGGACGGGCACTGCCTCCATGTAGACGGTACGAGCGAAGACCTGATGCGAAGCAGCACCGTTTTCAAACTAGAAAATGGTGTCGTCCGGCTGTGTGATGACAAGGCGGATTTGCGTTTCAGGACCGTTCTTCAATCGCTTGCCAAGGGCAGTCTGGCGCTCTACAGCACAAAGCCGATCCAGTTGGAGCGCCCGTCCGGCCAACCTCCCATTGAGCTTGAAATACTGCCCTGCCGGGCAGAAAACCATAATCCGGTGGGGCGCCGGGCCGTGGCGAAACTCATTTTCAATCATCGCGAAATTTCCCTGTCGGCCCGGCGGCAGGGCTTGCAACAACGGTTTGGCCTGACACCCACGGAAGCGGCGCTTACGCTCGAGATGCTGAAGGGCGACGGACGGTCGGCCGCCGCGGGCCGGTGCGGCATTTCCATCAACACGGCACGCACACACCTGACACGCATATTCGAGAAGGTCGGCGTCAAGCGGCAGGCTGAACTGGTCCGTGTTGTGATCGATAGCGAAGGGTAGAAGCGGGGCTACCCAGACCAACCTCAACAATCGGATGCCGATCGGATGGCCCGTTTCGGCTCGCCGGACGGCGTTGCGATGCTTGACCGGTCAACCAGGCCTGCAAGGATTTGCAACGACGTTGCCGGGCAGGAAGCCCGCTTGTCGCGTTTTTCCTGGAGCGTTTTCCGATCAATTGGGGTCATTTGACCGAGCCGGTTTGTTGCGCCATCTCAATCAAATGAAGGAGCCCTGTCCCTATGAACTCCGAACGCGCCAGCGTGCCGCGCGGGATTCCCAGGGCTGTACCAGCACGTGCTCGATGACCAGCATGATGGCGACGAAGACCAGCGAATAGGCGAGCACATGGGCTATGTCGAAGAGCTGGAAATAGAGATGGATCATGAAGCCGACCCCGTCAGGCCGGCCAAGAAACTCGACCACGAGGACGATCTTCCAGATGACTGCCAGGCCGTTGCGCACGCCCGCGGAAAAAAACGGTGCCAATTGCGGCAGCCAGACATGACGGCAGCGCATCCCAAGGCCCATGCGATAGACGTTGGCCATGTCCGCGATCTTGGGATCCATCGAGCGGACACCCTCGCGGATTGTCACCGCCACCATCGCGGTCTTGTTGATCGAGACAGCCACGATCGCGGCGGCCTCATTGAGCCCGATCCACAGGTAACACAGCACGATGACAACCAGGGCCGGCAGGTTGAGGAAAAAGATCACCCAGGGGTCGACCCAGCGGTTCACGCGCGGCATCAGCCCAAGGGTGATGCCGAGCAGTGTTCCCATGGTCATGGACAGGAAAAACGCGGCACAGACCCGGCCGAATGTTGTCATCGTATGAAACGTCATTTCGCCGGACCGGATCTGGTCGACAATCACGGACCAGACGGCGACGGGGCCGGCGAGAACGCTCTCGTCGCCGACGAGCCACGACAGCAGCATCCAGCCCGCGACAAGGCCGGCCAGCGACAGCGCCAGAACGGCGCCATCCGGCAAGCCACTGTCTTCCGTCCCTCTCAACCGCACCGCCATCGTCTCCAGGTCAAACGTGTTGCAATCGTCCCGATGATAAGCCGGATCGGGCATCGGCGGGTCCGGACTTTGGTACAATACTGGGCCGAAAATCCTGCCGGTATGCTCGCCGGACAATGGGAGGATTTCAGCACACCCTGCGGATTTTTCTGATCGCGGCCACCCTGCTGCTGGCTGCGGCGTCAACGCGTGCGCAGGGCCTGACGGAAGAGGAACTGGCGGCCTTCGTGATGCCGCCCTTTTCCGTCGGAGACCCCGTCAACGACAAGGGTGTCCGGACACTCCTGAATTCGGGCGGGGCTCCGGCCGGTTTCGTCCTGGAAACCGGACAGCTTGCCCCTCTGCCCGGCTTTTCCGGCGCGCCGATCAACATGCTGGTGATGCTGGATCTCGACGGCCGCTTCCTGGATGTGCAGCTTATTTCCCAGAACGAGCCCGTGTTCGTTTCCGGGCTTGGGGAGGCGCCCTTCCGCAAATTTCTCGAACAATACCGCGGCCACTCCCTCCAGTCGCCTCTTGTTGTCGGAACCCCATACGGCAAGGGGCAATCGGGCGGCGAACTGGTCTATCTCGACGGCGTCACAAAGGCGACGGCCAGCGTCCGCATCGCGCATGAGAGCATTCTTGCGGCGGCCCTTGCCGTCGCCCGGGAAAAGATGCGTGGCATGTCGGCGGGGCCGCCGGCCTATCCCGACCCGGACCATGACGAAGCGCTTGACTGGCGGACGCTTGTGGAGACAGGGCTGGTGACGCGTCTCACGGTTCTCAACCGCGAAGTGGAGGCCGAATTTGCCGGCACCCTGTGGGAGGACGACGATCCTGCCGCCCGCGAGGCGCCGGACGAAGTCTATCTCGATCTGTGGCTGGCCGACCTCGGCCCACCCGCCATCGCGAGGGCCCTCCTGTCGCAGGACAGCTACGACGAGCTCCAGAACTTCCGGTCGGTCTTTCCGGACGACGAACCGATCCTGGTCGTCGATACGGGCCGGCACGGCCTTGTCTCCGAAAGCTTTGTCCGCAACACCGCGCCGGACCTGTTGTCGGCGGAACAGGACGGGTTGCCGGTGGCGCTGCGCGACGCGGATCTTCTGGTCGAGTTCGCAGCGGATGTTCCCGAAGCGCTCCGGGACGGAACGGTCATGATCCTTCGAACGGACCGCAGGCTCGGCTTCGATCCGACACGCGAATGGACGTTGAAGGTTCAGGCGGTCCGGGCGCATGGCGCCTTCCAGCCCGAGCTGGGCACCGCCTCACTTGCCGCCATCCACAA carries:
- a CDS encoding helix-turn-helix transcriptional regulator; amino-acid sequence: MTMNTEDAFKMIGWIYDASLDAEQWPDLLCSFADACRMENAALVVVDPETAFSSVLSPRSDPDVAVAYNDCWWQHDPTAETATRSPAGHITTLADTGRDKFMASAFYNDFWRHSGLGADRLAASLFTRGNAFSSLVLQPPTHRDFISDEAYQTAALLAPHVAKAVAIGRRFHQLELQRIVLEQSRQPDHAGSIVVDQDGHCLHVDGTSEDLMRSSTVFKLENGVVRLCDDKADLRFRTVLQSLAKGSLALYSTKPIQLERPSGQPPIELEILPCRAENHNPVGRRAVAKLIFNHREISLSARRQGLQQRFGLTPTEAALTLEMLKGDGRSAAAGRCGISINTARTHLTRIFEKVGVKRQAELVRVVIDSEG
- a CDS encoding ABC transporter permease, with amino-acid sequence MAVRLRGTEDSGLPDGAVLALSLAGLVAGWMLLSWLVGDESVLAGPVAVWSVIVDQIRSGEMTFHTMTTFGRVCAAFFLSMTMGTLLGITLGLMPRVNRWVDPWVIFFLNLPALVVIVLCYLWIGLNEAAAIVAVSINKTAMVAVTIREGVRSMDPKIADMANVYRMGLGMRCRHVWLPQLAPFFSAGVRNGLAVIWKIVLVVEFLGRPDGVGFMIHLYFQLFDIAHVLAYSLVFVAIMLVIEHVLVQPWESRAARWRVRSS
- a CDS encoding 4Fe-4S binding protein, translating into MGGFQHTLRIFLIAATLLLAAASTRAQGLTEEELAAFVMPPFSVGDPVNDKGVRTLLNSGGAPAGFVLETGQLAPLPGFSGAPINMLVMLDLDGRFLDVQLISQNEPVFVSGLGEAPFRKFLEQYRGHSLQSPLVVGTPYGKGQSGGELVYLDGVTKATASVRIAHESILAAALAVAREKMRGMSAGPPAYPDPDHDEALDWRTLVETGLVTRLTVLNREVEAEFAGTLWEDDDPAAREAPDEVYLDLWLADLGPPAIARALLSQDSYDELQNFRSVFPDDEPILVVDTGRHGLVSESFVRNTAPDLLSAEQDGLPVALRDADLLVEFAADVPEALRDGTVMILRTDRRLGFDPTREWTLKVQAVRAHGAFQPELGTASLAAIHKTDGRFFLRSGGAAPAPAWLEAIRGRAPDLVALAVFLAGLMALLLVWPGRLAALKHFTPVRLAVLVFVLGFVGWWGQGQLSVVTVLGTLRTAIDGGSFAFLLYDPFSLLIWCATVAGFVLWGRGFFCGWLCPFGALQEFAHHAGRILRLPQLEPSRKWDARLKKLKYAVLALLIATVLVSPGKLDTAAEVEPFKTAITVVFAREWPFVAYAAFWILLGAFTFKGFCRYVCPLGAVMAIGGLVRGRDWIARRNACGDPCQLCRVRCKYGAISPAGAVDYSECFQCMDCVKIHDDPGQCVPLVLAARNGAGKVAGR